A genomic stretch from Hemitrygon akajei chromosome 10, sHemAka1.3, whole genome shotgun sequence includes:
- the LOC140734552 gene encoding probable G-protein coupled receptor 174 — MTNNSSNCTDERSATDLLYAIMYVIIFIPGLIANVLALWVFHAYIKETKRAVIFMINLAIADLAQVMSLPLRIFYYLNHDWPFGRFLCMFCFYLKYVNMYASIFFLVCISIRRCLFLIQPFKYNDCKRMYDVYASIIGWVIVGLACLPFPLMRIDTKTNSSHFNSCFTALPIIQIGIPTSVAMVTLAELTGFVLPLIITIICSWKTIMSLRQKNSVLQDSGEKKKALKMVLTCTMVFLVCFAPYHITFPLHFLALSGRIENCTIRTFILKFHPVALCLASLNCCLDPVIYYFTTDEFRRRLSRQEINENSMQLQLMETCSNNCSFPLCPKINPYRHQIYNDRKTAAGKAMKKNLNP; from the exons ATGACAAACAATTCATCCAACTGCACCGATGAACGATCTGCTACAGATTTACTGTATGCCATCATGTATGTTATAATATTTATACCAGGCCTAATAGCTAATGTTCTAGCTCTTTGGGTATTCCACGCCTATATCAAGGAGACAAAGCGGGCAGTGATATTCATGATTAACTTGGCCATTGCAGACTTGGCACAAGTCATGTCCTTACCACTGCGAATTTTCTACTATCTGAACCATGATTGGCCTTTTGGCAGGTTTTTGTGCATGTTTTGTTTTTACCTTAAATATGTGAACATGTATGCAAGTATATTCTTTCTGGTATGCATCAGTATCCGACGATGCCTGTTCCTAATTCAGCCCTTCAAGTACAATGACTGCAAACGAATGTATGATGTCTATGCAAGTATCATCGGCTGGGTCATTGTGGGTTTGGCTTGCTTGCCCTTCCCACTTATGAGGATTGATACAAAAACCAACTCCAGCCATTTTAACAGCTGCTTTACAGCTCTTCCTATCATACAAATTGGTATCCCTACCTCCGTTGCCATGGTTACACTGGCTGAACTAACAGGATTTGTATTGCCTCTCATAATTACCATAATCTGCTCTTGGAAAACCATCATGTCCCTGCGGCAGAAGAATTCTGTCTTgcaggacagtggggagaagAAGAAAGCCTTAAAGATGGTATTGACCTGCACCATGGTCTTTCTGGTTTGTTTTGCACCATATCACATCACCTTCCCTTTGCATTTTCTGGCCTTGTCAGGGCGCATTGAAAATTGTACAATCAGGACGTTCATACTTAAATTCCACCCAGTCGCACTATGTCTAGCTAGCCTGAACTGTTGTTTAGACCCAGTCATATACTACTTCACAACAGACGAGTTCAGGAGAAGACTATCACGGCAAGAAATCAATGAAAACAGTATGCAGCTCCAATTAATGGAAA CCTGTTCCAACAATTGTTCATTCCCTTTGTGCCCAAAGATCAATCCATATCGGCATCAAATATACAATGACAGAAAGACTGCTGCAGGAAAGGCAATGAAAAAGAACTTAAACCCATGA